The DNA segment TATGTATACTACCTGTAGACGCATTTGATCATACAATGGCTGTAATCTCATTGTGGACATGTGTATGTCAAAGCCACTGACCATTTGTAACATATGAAAAATATCAACTTTTATTCTGCAGAGCATCCATCAGCCGCACGTTCCTGATCCTGTAAAATTTTCGCATTTGTCTTTTTCCAAAGGACACGTGTGTTCTTCATTTTCTTAGTATTCACTCTTATCCATTTAATTTCCTAAACCTTTATTAGTGCATCACTTTTATTACAGAACAGAAGAGAGAAAAACGAAACAGTTGTTTATTTTCTCCTACAGATCGATTCCCACTTTCCCAAATCTTTCTTCCAACACACAGATTCTCCTCTCGGCACTCAGATATGAGTAGCCTCATCGCTTCATCCGCCACCGTTCTCCCTCCGTGCGGCCCCACGGCGCTCAAATCTTGCATCTCCCCACCTCTCGCCTCCCAATCCCGAACCAAACGCGCGAGCTCGAGAAGAGCTTCAACCATGACGGTTCGATGCGACGTAGCTGTGAAGTCAGCTGATTCGGTGAACGCAGAGGAGGCCGAGCTTTCGGCAGAAGAGATCGAAGCGAAGGCGAAGGTGGGATCTTCGATCAGAGTGACTGCGCCGCTGAAGGTTTACCATGTGAACCGAGTCCCGGAGGTTGATTTGGAAGGGATGGAAGGTAAGCTGAAAGACTACGTGGCCGTGTGGAAAGGGAAACGGATATCAGCTAATCTTCCTTACAAGGTTGAGTTCTTTAAAGAGGTTGAAGGTCGTGGTCCTGTTAAGTTTGTTGCTCATCTCAAGGACGACGAGTTCGAGTTCATCGATGCTTGATGATGTGACAACAAAGGCAgattctttttctcttcttgtgTTTGGTGAAGCCTGGGAATGGAGAGAATGATTTGTATGTACTGAGAATACTGATGTATGTGTGTGTATACCTTTAGCAATCATATACATAAGCATCTCTTCACTTTCCATTGTTATTATTAATTCATCCATTGCCTTAATCTTGATAGATAGTTATCATCTAGGATTGGAAGGAACGAAAAGGTGGATCTTTGTTAGGTTGTGATTGTTTCAGACTCTTCCTTGTCAAGATCAAATTCCAACTTTGGGGGAAGTTTGCAATTGAGACTAGCTACTAGCATCACTGAAATGTAGAAAAAGGTTGGATATTGATACATGTATGGACTTGATCATCTTAGATTGGTATTGATATAGTTCATAAGGAGAATTTTAGGTTGTGATTGATTATAACTCTTCCTTGTCAATATCAAGTTCCAACTTGGGGGTACTAGATTTGGAGTTTGCAACTGAAACTAGCTAAGCTTTATTGAAatgtagaaaaaaatattgggtCTTGATCATAATGGTATGGGGCTGACTCAGGGTTTTGAGGATCACAATGATTCTACTAGATTGAGACTTGAGACTGTAACATTGTCTCATGGCCTCCATGCAGTTAGATCGTCCGTTATTATCAAAGCCAAAGTTTCTACCAGTCCAACGTTGGTCCATGATAATTGTTGAAacattgtatattttctttacaTAAAATCTGGAAAATTATTGACAGGGTCCATGATAATAAGATAT comes from the Brassica napus cultivar Da-Ae unplaced genomic scaffold, Da-Ae ScsIHWf_1541;HRSCAF=2142, whole genome shotgun sequence genome and includes:
- the LOC125597792 gene encoding ferredoxin-thioredoxin reductase, variable chain-like, with protein sequence MSSLIASSATVLPPCGPTALKSCISPPLASQSRTKRASSRRASTMTVRCDVAVKSADSVNAEEAELSAEEIEAKAKVGSSIRVTAPLKVYHVNRVPEVDLEGMEGKLKDYVAVWKGKRISANLPYKVEFFKEVEGRGPVKFVAHLKDDEFEFIDA